In a single window of the Synechococcus sp. WH 8016 genome:
- a CDS encoding CrcB family protein, with amino-acid sequence MPQPSSTTTNIDATTHQLSLRKDLSELLLVALGAVPGAVMRWQVGAHLHDNNVIVNVLGAFILGWLVGLPLRPKRQLLIGIGFCGSLTTFSSWMVDCVVFIAQGDWLAALGLIGMTLGLGLGAAALGVVAGRSLVRR; translated from the coding sequence ATGCCGCAGCCTTCTTCCACCACCACCAACATCGATGCCACCACGCATCAGCTCAGCTTGAGGAAAGACCTGAGCGAACTGTTGCTCGTTGCTCTCGGTGCCGTTCCTGGCGCTGTCATGCGTTGGCAGGTCGGGGCTCATCTGCACGACAACAACGTGATTGTGAACGTGCTCGGTGCGTTCATTTTGGGTTGGCTGGTGGGGCTTCCTCTCCGTCCGAAACGTCAGCTGTTGATCGGTATTGGTTTCTGCGGTTCGCTCACCACCTTCAGTAGTTGGATGGTGGACTGCGTGGTCTTCATCGCTCAAGGCGACTGGTTGGCTGCTCTTGGACTCATCGGAATGACCCTGGGGCTGGGGCTAGGTGCCGCAGCCCTGGGTGTCGTCGCTGGCCGGAGCTTGGTTAGGCGTTAA
- a CDS encoding SH3 domain-containing protein, producing the protein MRMSPAVVLRWSWLLGVALMAPAALPAGGAQRRLPPLRRQEGKGPLLSGDSCVLRSSPLVEAPALRRLELGTPLQMLRHWRGDDGRDWIQVQVSSSQGLPAGFQSIRGWVHG; encoded by the coding sequence ATGCGCATGTCGCCAGCGGTTGTGTTGCGTTGGAGTTGGCTGCTTGGCGTGGCCTTGATGGCACCTGCGGCCTTGCCCGCAGGTGGTGCTCAGAGGCGGCTTCCCCCCTTGCGCCGGCAGGAGGGCAAAGGCCCCCTGCTCAGCGGTGATAGCTGTGTGTTGCGCTCCAGCCCTTTGGTGGAAGCTCCAGCGCTGCGCCGCCTGGAGTTAGGCACTCCTCTCCAGATGTTGCGCCACTGGCGGGGAGACGACGGCCGCGATTGGATTCAAGTTCAGGTGTCTTCAAGCCAGGGTTTGCCAGCTGGCTTTCAGTCGATTCGGGGTTGGGTGCATGGCTGA
- a CDS encoding glutathione peroxidase produces the protein MAPNISNVSVNTPDGANKSLGSYSGKVLLIVNVASRCGFTRQYSGLQALQDSYGAQGLQVLGFPCNDFGAQEPGSLEEIKSFCSTTYNASFELFDKVHATGSTTEPYTTLNKTEPAGDVAWNFEKFLVGKDGTVIARFKSGIEPDSDELKTAIEAALNA, from the coding sequence ATGGCTCCCAACATCAGCAACGTGTCCGTCAACACCCCTGACGGCGCCAACAAATCACTCGGCTCTTATTCCGGCAAGGTGCTGTTAATTGTGAACGTGGCGAGCCGCTGCGGCTTCACTCGCCAATACAGCGGCCTTCAAGCGTTGCAAGACAGCTATGGCGCTCAAGGGCTGCAGGTTTTGGGCTTCCCCTGCAACGATTTTGGTGCACAAGAGCCCGGGTCCTTAGAGGAGATCAAAAGCTTTTGCTCCACTACCTATAACGCCAGCTTTGAGCTGTTCGACAAAGTGCATGCCACCGGTAGCACCACGGAGCCATACACCACCCTCAACAAAACAGAGCCAGCAGGCGATGTGGCTTGGAACTTTGAAAAGTTCCTCGTCGGCAAAGACGGCACGGTGATCGCGCGATTCAAGAGCGGCATTGAGCCCGATTCCGATGAACTAAAAACTGCTATCGAAGCCGCCCTTAACGCCTAA
- a CDS encoding CrcB family protein yields MAEAFTAGQVVLVGIGAIPGAWLRLRIVNHFEPMVPRKHWGTFAVNLVAAFALGLVLGLQVNDPCATSKGLAGLSLLVGVGFFGSLSTFSTFAVELLNTLKQRHWLEALLLGVGSILGGLVAAGLGYGLGLAEGGL; encoded by the coding sequence ATGGCTGAAGCCTTCACGGCAGGTCAGGTGGTGCTCGTGGGGATTGGCGCCATTCCTGGTGCGTGGCTGCGTCTACGGATTGTCAATCACTTTGAGCCGATGGTTCCCCGCAAGCATTGGGGAACCTTTGCCGTCAATCTCGTTGCCGCCTTTGCCCTCGGTCTGGTGCTTGGCCTGCAAGTGAATGATCCCTGTGCAACGTCTAAAGGTCTTGCAGGGCTGAGCTTGTTGGTTGGAGTGGGCTTCTTCGGCAGCCTCAGTACGTTTTCCACCTTTGCTGTTGAGTTGCTCAACACCCTCAAGCAGAGGCATTGGCTGGAAGCGCTGCTGCTCGGCGTGGGTTCGATCCTGGGTGGCTTGGTTGCGGCTGGCCTTGGCTATGGGCTTGGCTTGGCCGAAGGAGGTCTCTGA